A stretch of the Comamonas testosteroni TK102 genome encodes the following:
- a CDS encoding SDR family NAD(P)-dependent oxidoreductase, producing MTRKLEGKVALVSGSGRGIGRSIAMKLASEGARLVINDLDQEPADETIALIREMGGEAVACVGNVTHTDFAERFVGTAVQEFKGLDIIINNAGYTWDNVIQKMTDEQWYAILDCHLTAPFRILRAAQPVIKALSKAEMEAGRRTMRKVVNISSVAGLFGNAGQSNYSTAKAGITGLTMTLAKEWGRLNVNVNCVAFGLIKTRLTNSAANGETAHIEGRDIKVGVNPGLMTAMEQTIPLGRAGTPDEAAGAVYLFCQPESDYISGQTLMCTGGLTGV from the coding sequence ATGACAAGAAAACTCGAAGGCAAAGTTGCCCTGGTCTCAGGATCGGGCCGTGGTATTGGCCGCAGCATCGCAATGAAGCTGGCCAGTGAAGGGGCGCGTCTGGTCATCAACGACCTGGATCAGGAGCCTGCCGATGAAACGATTGCCCTGATCCGGGAAATGGGTGGCGAAGCTGTGGCCTGTGTGGGCAATGTCACCCACACCGACTTTGCCGAGCGCTTTGTGGGCACCGCAGTCCAGGAGTTCAAGGGCCTGGACATCATCATCAACAACGCCGGCTACACCTGGGACAACGTGATCCAGAAGATGACGGACGAACAGTGGTATGCCATTTTGGACTGCCACCTGACAGCCCCGTTTCGCATACTGCGTGCTGCCCAGCCCGTGATCAAGGCCCTGTCCAAAGCCGAGATGGAAGCCGGTCGCCGCACGATGCGCAAGGTGGTCAATATCTCCTCCGTGGCCGGCCTGTTCGGCAATGCGGGGCAAAGCAACTACTCCACAGCCAAGGCCGGCATCACCGGCCTGACCATGACCCTGGCCAAGGAGTGGGGACGGCTGAACGTCAATGTGAACTGCGTGGCCTTTGGCCTGATCAAGACCCGGCTGACCAACTCCGCCGCCAATGGCGAGACGGCCCACATCGAAGGCCGCGATATCAAGGTAGGCGTGAACCCCGGCCTGATGACCGCCATGGAGCAGACGATTCCCCTGGGTCGCGCCGGCACGCCCGACGAAGCGGCGGGTGCGGTCTACCTCTTTTGCCAACCCGAGTCGGACTACATCAGCGGCCAGACCTTGATGTGTACCGGCGGCCTGACAGGGGTCTGA
- a CDS encoding MaoC family dehydratase, with translation MNTPRYDSVQVGDALPTLQLPAIDRTTLALFAGASGDHNPIHIDTDFARKTGMPDVFAHGMLSMAWLGRLLTDWAPQSRLRRFDVRFMGITHLANAISCSGRIAEKRDADRSVRIEVQSTNQHDQTKVAGDAWISLP, from the coding sequence ATGAACACACCCCGCTATGACAGCGTGCAGGTGGGCGATGCCCTGCCCACGCTTCAGTTGCCCGCCATTGACCGCACCACCCTCGCACTGTTTGCCGGAGCGTCGGGTGACCACAACCCCATTCATATCGACACCGACTTTGCACGCAAGACCGGTATGCCCGATGTGTTTGCCCACGGCATGCTGAGCATGGCCTGGCTGGGCCGCTTGCTGACCGACTGGGCTCCGCAGTCGCGGCTTCGCCGCTTTGATGTCCGCTTTATGGGCATCACCCATCTGGCCAATGCCATCTCATGCAGCGGCCGCATTGCCGAGAAGCGTGATGCCGACCGCAGCGTTCGCATCGAAGTACAGAGCACCAACCAGCATGATCAGACCAAGGTCGCAGGCGATGCCTGGATCAGCCTGCCCTGA
- a CDS encoding MaoC family dehydratase N-terminal domain-containing protein has translation MIDKKWIGYESPPSELSLERSRLRFFAKSIGETSAIYTDVEAARAAGYADLPAPPTFLFAAEMDSRASDLLLQTLEIPIAKILHGEQSFCYHQTACAGDSITVRSRVDDIYVKKNGALEFVVKTSRATNQNNDLVAEMRSVIVVRN, from the coding sequence ATGATAGACAAGAAATGGATTGGCTACGAGTCGCCACCGTCCGAGCTGAGCCTGGAGCGCAGCCGTCTGCGCTTTTTCGCCAAGTCCATTGGCGAGACCAGCGCTATCTACACCGATGTGGAGGCCGCTCGTGCAGCCGGCTATGCCGACCTGCCCGCACCGCCCACGTTTCTGTTTGCGGCTGAAATGGACAGCAGGGCTTCGGATCTGCTTTTGCAGACACTGGAGATTCCGATCGCCAAGATCCTGCACGGCGAGCAAAGCTTTTGCTACCACCAGACGGCCTGCGCGGGCGACAGCATCACCGTGCGCTCCAGGGTCGACGATATCTATGTCAAAAAGAACGGAGCTCTGGAATTCGTTGTGAAAACCTCGCGAGCCACCAACCAGAACAACGATCTGGTGGCCGAGATGCGCTCCGTCATCGTTGTGCGCAACTAG
- a CDS encoding lipid-transfer protein, whose translation MSSDVFVAGVGMIPFAKPGKSESYFQMGSTAAGLALADAGVPYDAVQQAYVGYVYGDSTAGQRALYEVGMTGIPIINVNNNCSTGSTALYLARQAVASGAADCVLALGFEQMNPGALGSVYTDRPNPFDRFEAETDALVGDNGVPLALRYFGGAGKAHMDQYGTKLSTFAKIRAKASRHAARNPLALFRTEVSEEEVMASPVMWPGVMTRLMACPPTCGAAAALVVSETYARRHGLDHSVRILAQAMTTDGPETFDAHDMREVVGFSMARNAAQQVYKQAGISPSDLDVVELHDCFAHNELLTYEALGLCPVGGAEKFVLDGDNTYGGKFVTNPSGGLLSKGHPLGATGLAQCTELVQQLRGRAEQRQVENARLALQHNLGLGGACVVTLYERV comes from the coding sequence ATGAGTAGTGATGTATTTGTTGCTGGCGTTGGCATGATTCCCTTCGCCAAACCCGGAAAGAGCGAGTCCTACTTCCAGATGGGCTCCACCGCTGCAGGCCTGGCGCTGGCCGATGCCGGCGTGCCGTATGACGCAGTGCAGCAAGCCTATGTGGGCTATGTCTACGGCGACTCCACAGCCGGTCAGCGTGCGTTGTATGAGGTGGGCATGACGGGCATTCCCATCATCAACGTCAACAACAACTGCTCCACAGGCTCCACCGCCCTGTATCTGGCCCGTCAAGCCGTGGCCAGCGGTGCGGCGGACTGCGTGCTGGCTCTGGGTTTCGAGCAGATGAACCCCGGCGCTCTGGGCTCTGTCTACACCGACCGTCCCAACCCCTTTGACCGGTTTGAAGCAGAAACCGACGCGCTGGTGGGCGACAACGGCGTGCCACTGGCACTGCGCTACTTCGGCGGCGCAGGCAAAGCCCATATGGATCAGTACGGCACCAAGCTGTCCACCTTTGCCAAGATTCGCGCCAAGGCCAGCCGCCATGCGGCGCGCAACCCCCTGGCGCTGTTTCGCACCGAGGTGTCAGAGGAGGAGGTCATGGCCTCTCCCGTGATGTGGCCGGGCGTGATGACCCGGCTCATGGCCTGCCCGCCCACCTGCGGCGCAGCGGCTGCTTTGGTGGTGTCTGAAACCTATGCTCGCAGGCATGGTCTGGACCATAGCGTGCGCATTCTCGCCCAGGCCATGACCACCGATGGCCCCGAGACTTTTGATGCACACGATATGCGTGAAGTGGTCGGCTTCAGCATGGCCCGCAACGCGGCGCAGCAAGTCTACAAGCAGGCTGGCATCAGCCCTTCCGACCTGGATGTGGTCGAACTGCACGACTGCTTTGCCCACAACGAGCTGCTGACCTACGAGGCGCTGGGGCTGTGCCCCGTCGGCGGGGCAGAGAAGTTTGTGCTTGATGGCGACAACACCTATGGCGGCAAGTTCGTCACCAACCCTTCGGGTGGCCTGCTGTCCAAGGGACACCCTCTGGGTGCCACAGGTCTTGCCCAGTGCACAGAACTTGTACAGCAGTTGCGTGGCCGCGCCGAGCAGCGCCAGGTCGAGAACGCACGCCTGGCCCTGCAGCACAACCTGGGACTGGGCGGTGCCTGCGTGGTCACTCTGTATGAGCGCGTCTGA
- a CDS encoding AraC family transcriptional regulator, protein MPAASNIPFTISMALVRGITNGVRRRGQDYEQLLLRAGIAPMLLDEEGARVTTDQYVALMWRVVETLGDEAMCQFSRPLRRGSLELIARYALVGRDMEDALQRMCQVHALLQDDVQVQLVRDGALAGIVLRPVTSTPLPNFLYEFSLRVLWRLTAWLMGGTLRVQRFDFAFERPDYANDYGDTFPASLHFGLPASAFWFDARKLARVCSRDEQTLQSFVASWPAAAIMPPRVSEGIDALVQAHLLQSRPQWASLESAAREMHMSAPTLQRKLAAAGTSFQAIKDELRRDIAVSRLGTSRVSFAELASDLGFADAAAFQRAFKGWTGSPPGLYRVRAA, encoded by the coding sequence ATGCCCGCCGCTTCCAACATTCCTTTCACCATCTCCATGGCCTTGGTTCGGGGTATTACCAATGGCGTGCGTCGACGTGGTCAGGACTATGAGCAGTTGCTGCTGCGCGCAGGTATCGCTCCCATGCTGCTGGACGAAGAAGGCGCGCGTGTCACCACCGATCAATACGTGGCGCTGATGTGGCGGGTGGTGGAGACTCTGGGCGATGAGGCCATGTGCCAGTTCTCGCGCCCGCTCAGGCGGGGCAGCCTGGAGTTGATTGCGCGCTATGCGCTGGTCGGGCGCGACATGGAGGATGCGCTGCAGCGCATGTGCCAAGTACATGCTCTGCTGCAGGACGATGTGCAGGTGCAACTGGTGCGCGATGGTGCGCTGGCCGGCATTGTGCTGCGGCCTGTCACGTCAACGCCGCTGCCCAATTTTCTGTATGAATTCTCTCTGCGTGTGCTGTGGCGGCTGACGGCCTGGCTGATGGGCGGAACACTCAGGGTGCAGCGTTTCGACTTTGCCTTCGAACGGCCTGATTACGCCAATGACTATGGCGACACTTTTCCGGCATCGCTGCACTTCGGCTTGCCGGCTTCGGCTTTCTGGTTTGATGCGCGCAAGCTGGCGCGTGTGTGCAGCCGTGACGAGCAGACGCTGCAGAGCTTTGTGGCCAGCTGGCCGGCGGCAGCCATCATGCCCCCGCGTGTGAGCGAGGGCATTGATGCCCTGGTTCAGGCCCATCTGCTTCAGTCGCGCCCGCAGTGGGCAAGCCTGGAATCTGCGGCCCGTGAGATGCACATGTCTGCACCCACCTTGCAGCGCAAGCTGGCGGCGGCGGGTACCTCGTTTCAGGCCATCAAGGACGAGCTGCGTAGGGACATTGCAGTCTCGCGCCTGGGCACCAGCCGAGTCAGTTTTGCCGAGCTGGCTTCGGATCTGGGCTTTGCGGATGCGGCCGCGTTCCAGCGCGCCTTCAAAGGCTGGACCGGGAGCCCGCCGGGTCTTTACCGGGTCAGAGCGGCCTAG
- a CDS encoding TetR/AcrR family transcriptional regulator, with translation MQAVHEEIPIVKRGRGRPPKSTEERNESTRRSELVRVAARQFRLRGFHGSSTRDIAAAAGMQPGSIFYFFESKEAMLHAVMQDGMAQAAESQNAALQALGARANGVERLRALVRNHLQIMVGSESDFIPVMLYEWRLLSDAQRMEVSAQKDAYEAQWMPVLQALHRTGKLKARPEIARLLIFGALNWTAQWFSEGGSLSLDALTDQSLALFIGES, from the coding sequence ATGCAAGCAGTTCATGAAGAAATTCCGATCGTCAAACGCGGACGCGGCAGGCCGCCCAAGTCCACCGAGGAACGCAATGAGAGCACGCGCCGCAGCGAACTGGTGCGTGTCGCCGCCAGGCAGTTCCGCCTGCGCGGCTTTCACGGCAGCAGCACCCGCGACATTGCCGCTGCAGCAGGCATGCAGCCTGGGTCCATCTTTTACTTTTTTGAGAGCAAGGAAGCAATGCTGCACGCGGTGATGCAGGATGGAATGGCCCAGGCTGCAGAGAGCCAGAACGCCGCGCTGCAAGCGCTGGGGGCACGCGCCAATGGCGTTGAACGATTGCGCGCTCTGGTGCGCAACCACCTGCAGATCATGGTGGGCAGCGAGAGCGACTTCATCCCCGTGATGCTCTACGAATGGCGCTTGCTCAGCGATGCGCAGCGCATGGAGGTCAGCGCGCAAAAGGATGCCTACGAAGCGCAATGGATGCCCGTGCTGCAGGCACTGCATCGCACGGGCAAGCTCAAGGCCCGTCCCGAGATCGCGCGATTGCTGATCTTCGGCGCACTGAACTGGACCGCACAGTGGTTTTCCGAGGGCGGCAGCCTGAGCCTGGATGCGCTGACCGATCAATCTCTGGCCTTGTTCATTGGAGAGAGCTGA
- a CDS encoding SDR family oxidoreductase, with the protein MYQSVFRPALFAGQVVVVTGGGSGIGRCIAHELAALGALVALVGRNAQKLRSVQDELAQLGAQASSHSCDIRDEAAVKAVVEEILTRHGRIDALVNNAGGQYLSPLASISAKGWQAVLDTNLTGGFLMARECYAQHMARQGGSIVNMVADMWGSMPGMGHSGAARAGMVSFTETAAVEWAAQGVRVNAIAPGYIASSGMDHYPPEAAAMLRKMPATVPAGRFGNEAEVSAAVVFLLSPAASFISGTVLRVDGARPQVRMGMGPVAASAEAQQRGAVRAFDGFSLYQTPKVFQS; encoded by the coding sequence ATGTACCAATCCGTTTTTCGCCCTGCGCTGTTTGCCGGGCAAGTGGTTGTGGTTACCGGTGGCGGCTCTGGCATAGGCCGCTGCATAGCGCATGAGCTGGCTGCGCTGGGCGCACTTGTGGCCCTGGTGGGGCGCAATGCGCAAAAGCTGCGCAGCGTGCAGGACGAACTGGCGCAGCTGGGAGCGCAAGCCAGCAGTCACAGCTGCGATATCCGCGACGAGGCGGCAGTCAAGGCCGTGGTCGAAGAGATACTGACCCGGCACGGGCGTATCGACGCCTTGGTCAACAACGCGGGCGGACAGTATCTCTCGCCGCTTGCGTCCATCAGCGCCAAGGGCTGGCAGGCGGTGCTGGACACCAATCTCACCGGCGGCTTTCTCATGGCGCGCGAATGCTATGCACAGCACATGGCGCGGCAGGGTGGCTCCATCGTCAACATGGTGGCCGATATGTGGGGCTCCATGCCGGGCATGGGACATAGCGGCGCTGCGCGGGCGGGCATGGTCAGCTTCACCGAAACCGCCGCCGTGGAATGGGCCGCCCAGGGTGTGCGCGTCAACGCCATCGCGCCGGGCTACATCGCCTCCAGCGGCATGGACCACTACCCGCCCGAGGCTGCAGCCATGTTGCGCAAGATGCCGGCAACCGTGCCAGCAGGGCGCTTTGGCAACGAGGCCGAAGTCTCCGCTGCCGTGGTCTTTCTGCTCAGTCCGGCGGCCAGCTTCATCAGCGGCACGGTTCTGCGGGTCGACGGCGCCCGTCCTCAGGTGCGCATGGGCATGGGGCCGGTGGCTGCCAGCGCCGAAGCGCAGCAGCGCGGCGCAGTGCGTGCATTTGACGGATTTTCTCTCTACCAGACTCCCAAGGTGTTTCAGTCATGA